One window from the genome of Candidatus Yanofskybacteria bacterium encodes:
- a CDS encoding GtrA family protein, with product MVNRKDITITILIGVMTGFLWSGVLFYLRTFESFGISRNVTWSLVMIAPLIFISGLYFGKCLSRWKEFFAPFSRFVILGFLNTGIDFGIFNLLMFLTDMQRGILVSVFLTASFSVAVINSYFWNKFWVFGSVARTSVGGKEFVTFAIITVAGLLLKVGVSSGIIFLIPPQYGLGQLGWNNIAAVIGTFFNLTSNFIGYRLIVFKKL from the coding sequence ATGGTAAATCGTAAAGACATAACCATAACAATTTTGATCGGGGTTATGACTGGTTTTCTTTGGAGTGGGGTTTTGTTTTATTTACGCACATTTGAGAGTTTTGGCATATCGCGTAATGTCACTTGGAGTTTGGTGATGATTGCTCCGCTTATTTTTATTTCCGGCTTATATTTCGGTAAATGTTTATCCCGCTGGAAAGAATTTTTTGCCCCATTTTCGAGATTTGTGATTCTCGGTTTTCTCAACACGGGAATTGATTTTGGCATATTCAACTTACTTATGTTTTTGACTGACATGCAAAGAGGCATACTGGTTTCGGTTTTCTTGACAGCTTCTTTCTCGGTCGCGGTTATTAACAGTTATTTTTGGAATAAATTTTGGGTTTTCGGAAGTGTTGCTAGGACATCAGTTGGCGGTAAAGAATTCGTAACTTTTGCGATTATAACAGTCGCGGGTTTACTGCTCAAAGTGGGTGTTTCGTCGGGAATTATATTTCTGATTCCGCCGCAGTATGGATTGGGGCAACTAGGATGGAACAACATTGCCGCTGTTATAGGTACCTTTTTTAATCTGACCTCAAATTTTATCGGATATCGTCTTATTGTTTTTAAAAAACTTTAA
- the dnaX gene encoding DNA polymerase III subunit gamma/tau codes for MTQVLYRKYRPRVFQEVEGQEHVVRTLRGALASGRVGHAYLFCGPRGTGKTTMARLMAKALNCSKRQIESNNVDNTEPCNICHSCNEINESRSLDLIEIDAASNRGIDEIRNLKDSARVAAASGNYKVFIIDEVHMLTPPAFNALLKILEEPPSHIVFILATTEPYKVPETVLSRVQRFDFKKISVEKIQKKLLEVAKKEKLQIDNDALTIIASSASGSMRDAESSLNKLIAYSGSCITDEHVTEVLGIVPFHVHQKLLELVRQKNGQEAIAHVARLYESGVDMDNFVKQFIKYLRSELIGLIGKTVAVSSGQTEIEFLIKTINVFIKAGGELRFSPVPQLPLELAILELTK; via the coding sequence ATGACCCAAGTACTTTATAGAAAATATAGACCACGCGTTTTCCAAGAAGTTGAAGGACAAGAACACGTAGTGCGCACCTTGCGGGGTGCGCTTGCTTCAGGGCGCGTCGGGCATGCCTATCTTTTTTGTGGGCCGAGGGGGACCGGCAAGACGACAATGGCAAGATTGATGGCAAAAGCATTGAATTGTAGTAAGCGGCAAATAGAAAGCAATAATGTTGACAATACGGAGCCTTGTAACATTTGTCATTCATGCAACGAGATCAATGAGAGCCGGTCATTAGACTTGATCGAAATTGATGCCGCATCCAATCGTGGCATTGATGAAATCAGGAACCTCAAGGATTCAGCGCGGGTGGCGGCGGCATCCGGCAACTACAAGGTTTTTATAATAGACGAAGTGCACATGCTTACACCGCCGGCTTTTAACGCGTTACTCAAGATACTAGAAGAACCGCCGTCGCACATCGTTTTTATACTGGCCACTACCGAACCGTATAAAGTTCCGGAGACTGTTTTGTCGCGCGTCCAAAGATTTGATTTTAAAAAAATTAGCGTAGAAAAAATACAAAAAAAACTATTGGAAGTTGCCAAAAAAGAAAAACTTCAGATTGACAACGATGCCCTAACAATTATCGCATCAAGCGCCTCTGGTTCCATGCGTGACGCCGAGTCGTCGTTGAATAAGCTGATAGCATATTCTGGCAGCTGCATTACAGACGAGCATGTAACTGAGGTATTAGGTATTGTGCCTTTCCATGTACACCAAAAACTATTGGAGTTGGTGCGGCAAAAAAACGGGCAAGAAGCAATTGCCCATGTGGCGCGACTTTATGAATCAGGAGTTGATATGGATAATTTTGTAAAACAATTCATTAAATATTTAAGATCAGAATTAATTGGTTTAATCGGTAAAACAGTTGCTGTCTCGTCTGGCCAAACCGAAATTGAATTTTTAATTAAAACCATCAACGTTTTTATCAAAGCTGGCGGGGAATTGAGGTTTTCGCCTGTCCCACAACTGCCACTTGAATTAGCGATACTGGAACTTACTAAGTAA
- a CDS encoding flippase-like domain-containing protein, with protein sequence MAINEEFKPLSKPRISFHKFAFYFITLAALVLIYLRFSEVRLIRDLFLRSNIFWLFGVIVTQLIIYYFVALNYRDVLRVKDLEVGVRELFPITFVIQFLNQALPSAGFSGQAFFVQYLKKFGLTVAEGIGRAILELATLYMAFGVFFIVSAVLMFRNGIISQHSEARYFIYAFAFFAMIALSWFLALQKRKRGRLAKWAISKIHSYFENRRKNKNGINGNGNVHTGHVAMIIDQFKETFNVGELKKRARPFWLAFFWQNMILLAMVLTLYFLSFAVDYKISFSVAFITFTLTKFLSMIAFVPGGLGVFEGGMTLILISFGVPAQPALAMTLLLRAVSFWLPMPVGWILYRWYLHRYELEHPYEGLPVNGGK encoded by the coding sequence ATGGCTATAAACGAAGAATTTAAACCATTATCAAAACCGCGGATCAGTTTCCATAAGTTTGCCTTTTATTTTATTACTTTGGCGGCTTTGGTTTTGATTTACCTGAGGTTTTCAGAAGTAAGGTTGATAAGGGATTTATTTCTGCGTTCCAATATTTTCTGGCTGTTTGGCGTTATAGTCACCCAGTTGATAATCTATTATTTTGTTGCCCTAAATTATCGTGATGTTTTGCGTGTTAAAGATCTTGAAGTCGGAGTAAGAGAACTTTTTCCTATAACTTTTGTCATCCAGTTCCTCAACCAAGCTTTACCTTCCGCCGGTTTCTCGGGGCAGGCATTTTTTGTGCAATACCTTAAAAAATTCGGATTGACGGTCGCTGAAGGAATCGGGCGGGCGATACTTGAGCTTGCCACACTTTACATGGCTTTCGGCGTTTTTTTCATAGTTTCAGCTGTTTTGATGTTCCGCAATGGCATTATAAGCCAGCATTCGGAGGCGAGATATTTTATTTATGCTTTTGCTTTTTTTGCCATGATCGCTCTTTCTTGGTTTTTGGCACTGCAAAAAAGAAAACGTGGCCGACTTGCCAAATGGGCGATTAGTAAGATACACAGTTATTTTGAAAATCGTCGGAAAAATAAAAACGGAATTAACGGTAACGGGAACGTCCATACGGGCCATGTAGCTATGATTATTGACCAGTTTAAGGAGACGTTTAATGTTGGTGAGCTGAAGAAAAGAGCCAGACCATTTTGGCTGGCATTTTTTTGGCAAAATATGATTTTGTTGGCCATGGTTTTAACTTTATATTTTTTATCTTTCGCGGTGGATTATAAAATCAGTTTTTCGGTTGCCTTTATAACCTTTACCCTGACAAAGTTTCTGTCCATGATTGCGTTTGTTCCGGGTGGACTCGGTGTTTTTGAAGGCGGGATGACTTTGATTCTCATATCTTTTGGTGTGCCGGCTCAACCGGCGCTTGCCATGACTCTTCTTCTGCGCGCCGTTAGTTTCTGGCTTCCTATGCCAGTGGGATGGATACTGTATCGGTGGTATCTCCATCGCTACGAGCTGGAGCATCCCTATGAAGGTTTACCGGTCAATGGCGGTAAATAG